GAGCTGCTTGGAAGGCACCGCGTCGTGGGCGGGAGGCGGCTGCCGCGTGGACAGCGAGCGCCGGACGGGCTTCTGGGGGGCCGGGCGCTCCTCGGCcccgggcccgggcccggcggcGGGCTCCACGCTGACGGAGCGCAGCCGCACCATCTGCAGCAGCGAGGGCGTGACGATGGGCAGGCTGGCGTCCTCCTTGGCCGCCGGGCCGCTCTTGCTCCGCGACACCGGCTCCTTCTTGGCCTCCGCCCGGGGGCCGTTGGCCGCTCTCTTAAGGCTGATTTGGGGCGGCAGGGCCGGAGCCGAGGGCGGCGGgagaggcggcggcggcgggggcacGGAGGCcgtgggaaggggctcagcggGGTGTGGAGGCTGTGGAACCTCGGTGGGTGGCTCTTGCTGCTGACATGATGAAGATGAAGCCCCTGGGCTCGGTGTGGCCACCTGCCCGTCCGCCGGGGCCGAGGTGGCGTCGGGCAGGCTGGAGAGATAGGATTCATCCGGAGGGGGGAAGTCTGCCATGGACAGGTCGTGCTCCTCGGGGGCTGGCGGTGGCGGTGGGGGCCAGGCGGTGTCGGTGGGGGGCTCACTGCTGGTCTGGGGGCTCCCCTCCACCTTCTTGGCCGGCGGGGGAGGCGGGTGGTAGGCGGGCGGCGGTGACGGCGGTGGGGACTTGCCGCTGGGCTTGGCCGGGGGCTcctggctggcagtgctgggcgcTGGGGGGCTTTGTGAGGGCTGGAGGGGGCCGCTGGGGGccgggggctgctggggcttggTGGGTGGCGGGGAGAAGGGAGCAGGAACCTTGGGGTGCGGCGGGATGATGAACCGGTCTGAGCGACTGCTCAGCACCTCGGGCGGGGTCGGGTCCGAGGccgaggaggagatggaggtgagGGAGGAGGACACGGAGAGCGCAGGAGACTGCAGGGAGCACACCCGGTCCGGCTTCTGGGGCTGAGACTTGCCcggggacacagctgggggtCCCAACCCCTTGGTGGGCAGTGTGGGCGTCCCGCTCTGGCTGGAGTAGCCGCTGGAGGGGGACATGGTGCGGTCAGAGCCGTCGGGGCAGCTCCACTTGGCCTGAGCTTGAGGCTCCCTCAGCACCACCGTCACACCGGGGCGGCCCCGAGGGGCCTCGGGGGAGCTGGCGCCCGCCAGGCTCTCGGAGCGGAGGCTGCTGGTCTCGCTCAGCGACGGGGAGAACACCTCATCCTCGCCCGTGGGGCTGAAGGGCTCGGGCCGCGGGGACCAGGGCGCGCTGCTCTCCCGCTGCGGCCGCCGCTCGGGCCTggggggcagccccagcaccttgggctCCCCGTCAGCCTTCTGGTGCAGCGAGTAGGTCCTGCGGGGAGGGGCCGGGGGCTTCTTCATCTTCCTGAGGGAGACGCTGCGGGCGGAGGAGCGCTCGCTGGCCAGGCTGGCCGTGTCCGAGCCCTCCGCCTGGCTGCTCGTGCTGTAGGCGGGGGACGCGCGgccgctgcccgcgcccggGAGCCCGGCGGTGGCGGGAGCGAGGCCGGCAGCGggcttggagcaggagctggcgAAGCTGATGGAGCTGTAGATGCTGATCTGGTCGGTGTCGGAGCGAGCCGCCGCGTCCGCCTCACCGTGCGGCCCCGCCTCGGGCTGCCGGTGGTCGCAGCCGCCCTGGGAGGAGATGGTGGAGCTGTTGGAGACGATGGTCTCCGTGGACTGCGAGTGGCTCCAGTTGTCGCTGGAGGAGGAGGGCTCGCGGCTGCGGGGGCTGCGCTCCGAGAAGCGGGACAGGGAGCGCACCGAGGCCGGGCTGGACGACACCAGGCTGCAGCGGCTCAGCGTCCGCACGCTGCTGCTCGTCAGGGCCACCACGTCCACCATGGGCGGCAGGATGGCGTTGGGGATGATCTTGGACATGTAGGTGCCCTGTGGCGAGATGGACATGACGGGGCCCACCAGCATCTCCGGGGGGTTGGCGTAGGTGGTCATGCCCGGCACGGCCAGCGACTTCGGCCTCACCATGGGCGACAGCTTGGCCGCCGTCTTCCTCCCCAGCAGGCTGTCGTCGTAGTAAACCCTGTTGATGTGCTTCTGCAGGGCTGCGTCCGCCTCCTCCAGCACCCCCAGGCAGACGCGGGCGCCGCCGGCCGCgggcagaggctgcagcttGCCGTCGATGGTGGGGATGCGGACGGCATCGCCGGACACCTGCCCCCCATTCAGCAGGGGCTGCGCtgcctgcctgtccccagggccccCCGGCCCTCGCCCATCCGCCTCGGGATGGCCCTTGGCCCCATGGCTGTTCCTGagacctgggagcagggagagatgAGCTCAGCGTGATCCCAAGGGAAGGCAAATGGGTCCTAAAAATCCCCCCTCGCCCCCAAAGCTTACCCAGCTCCTTGTGGACGTGCTGGGGGATG
Above is a genomic segment from Passer domesticus isolate bPasDom1 chromosome 24, bPasDom1.hap1, whole genome shotgun sequence containing:
- the NHSL3 gene encoding NHS-like protein 3 isoform X1, which codes for MGNAHRKRSPAGAKPGSPWPFGRSGKPRAGAAKGEGERRLSVQYTAGEPCPDNVFFPSTRPPHLEELHNQAQQGLKSLQHQEKQKQTKSAWDHGDTSSLQSCASSEDDSLSFRSRAASCATDSTSEDALSIRSEMIQRKGSTFRPHDSFPKSSERAGKKRKDRRTTVLGIPQHVHKELGLRNSHGAKGHPEADGRGPGGPGDRQAAQPLLNGGQVSGDAVRIPTIDGKLQPLPAAGGARVCLGVLEEADAALQKHINRVYYDDSLLGRKTAAKLSPMVRPKSLAVPGMTTYANPPEMLVGPVMSISPQGTYMSKIIPNAILPPMVDVVALTSSSVRTLSRCSLVSSSPASVRSLSRFSERSPRSREPSSSSDNWSHSQSTETIVSNSSTISSQGGCDHRQPEAGPHGEADAAARSDTDQISIYSSISFASSCSKPAAGLAPATAGLPGAGSGRASPAYSTSSQAEGSDTASLASERSSARSVSLRKMKKPPAPPRRTYSLHQKADGEPKVLGLPPRPERRPQRESSAPWSPRPEPFSPTGEDEVFSPSLSETSSLRSESLAGASSPEAPRGRPGVTVVLREPQAQAKWSCPDGSDRTMSPSSGYSSQSGTPTLPTKGLGPPAVSPGKSQPQKPDRVCSLQSPALSVSSSLTSISSSASDPTPPEVLSSRSDRFIIPPHPKVPAPFSPPPTKPQQPPAPSGPLQPSQSPPAPSTASQEPPAKPSGKSPPPSPPPAYHPPPPPAKKVEGSPQTSSEPPTDTAWPPPPPPAPEEHDLSMADFPPPDESYLSSLPDATSAPADGQVATPSPGASSSSCQQQEPPTEVPQPPHPAEPLPTASVPPPPPPLPPPSAPALPPQISLKRAANGPRAEAKKEPVSRSKSGPAAKEDASLPIVTPSLLQMVRLRSVSVEPAAGPGPGAEERPAPQKPVRRSLSTRQPPPAHDAVPSKQLHHAVHLKAAALAAGEAAEKPPGGRAAQPGPEGPPGDGQLSPRNKSPASTASFIFAKSSRKVVIETASSPEAQADLKRNLVAELMNFSGQRAAAPAAAAPQGPGKAQAQRKPGKIPPPVAKKPSLGSGPAPSPKAPGAEVVLDGDAKVEESRTKSELAGTEGRKGAEPPPQSLPAQDRRGETA
- the NHSL3 gene encoding NHS-like protein 3 isoform X2 yields the protein MSAGAAPAAGGERDPERGGGGGGSAEAPGAPPRRKKSRANSLRRAFSWLRGRRRPPKDGSGSGGTEGAGAAKGEGERRLSVQYTAGEPCPDNVFFPSTRPPHLEELHNQAQQGLKSLQHQEKQKQTKSAWDHGDTSSLQSCASSEDDSLSFRSRAASCATDSTSEDALSIRSEMIQRKGSTFRPHDSFPKSSERAGKKRKDRRTTVLGIPQHVHKELGLRNSHGAKGHPEADGRGPGGPGDRQAAQPLLNGGQVSGDAVRIPTIDGKLQPLPAAGGARVCLGVLEEADAALQKHINRVYYDDSLLGRKTAAKLSPMVRPKSLAVPGMTTYANPPEMLVGPVMSISPQGTYMSKIIPNAILPPMVDVVALTSSSVRTLSRCSLVSSSPASVRSLSRFSERSPRSREPSSSSDNWSHSQSTETIVSNSSTISSQGGCDHRQPEAGPHGEADAAARSDTDQISIYSSISFASSCSKPAAGLAPATAGLPGAGSGRASPAYSTSSQAEGSDTASLASERSSARSVSLRKMKKPPAPPRRTYSLHQKADGEPKVLGLPPRPERRPQRESSAPWSPRPEPFSPTGEDEVFSPSLSETSSLRSESLAGASSPEAPRGRPGVTVVLREPQAQAKWSCPDGSDRTMSPSSGYSSQSGTPTLPTKGLGPPAVSPGKSQPQKPDRVCSLQSPALSVSSSLTSISSSASDPTPPEVLSSRSDRFIIPPHPKVPAPFSPPPTKPQQPPAPSGPLQPSQSPPAPSTASQEPPAKPSGKSPPPSPPPAYHPPPPPAKKVEGSPQTSSEPPTDTAWPPPPPPAPEEHDLSMADFPPPDESYLSSLPDATSAPADGQVATPSPGASSSSCQQQEPPTEVPQPPHPAEPLPTASVPPPPPPLPPPSAPALPPQISLKRAANGPRAEAKKEPVSRSKSGPAAKEDASLPIVTPSLLQMVRLRSVSVEPAAGPGPGAEERPAPQKPVRRSLSTRQPPPAHDAVPSKQLHHAVHLKAAALAAGEAAEKPPGGRAAQPGPEGPPGDGQLSPRNKSPASTASFIFAKSSRKVVIETASSPEAQADLKRNLVAELMNFSGQRAAAPAAAAPQGPGKAQAQRKPGKIPPPVAKKPSLGSGPAPSPKAPGAEVVLDGDAKVEESRTKSELAGTEGRKGAEPPPQSLPAQDRRGETA
- the NHSL3 gene encoding NHS-like protein 3 isoform X3, translated to MVVFMGRNLSSLLAFFKKKGAAKGEGERRLSVQYTAGEPCPDNVFFPSTRPPHLEELHNQAQQGLKSLQHQEKQKQTKSAWDHGDTSSLQSCASSEDDSLSFRSRAASCATDSTSEDALSIRSEMIQRKGSTFRPHDSFPKSSERAGKKRKDRRTTVLGIPQHVHKELGLRNSHGAKGHPEADGRGPGGPGDRQAAQPLLNGGQVSGDAVRIPTIDGKLQPLPAAGGARVCLGVLEEADAALQKHINRVYYDDSLLGRKTAAKLSPMVRPKSLAVPGMTTYANPPEMLVGPVMSISPQGTYMSKIIPNAILPPMVDVVALTSSSVRTLSRCSLVSSSPASVRSLSRFSERSPRSREPSSSSDNWSHSQSTETIVSNSSTISSQGGCDHRQPEAGPHGEADAAARSDTDQISIYSSISFASSCSKPAAGLAPATAGLPGAGSGRASPAYSTSSQAEGSDTASLASERSSARSVSLRKMKKPPAPPRRTYSLHQKADGEPKVLGLPPRPERRPQRESSAPWSPRPEPFSPTGEDEVFSPSLSETSSLRSESLAGASSPEAPRGRPGVTVVLREPQAQAKWSCPDGSDRTMSPSSGYSSQSGTPTLPTKGLGPPAVSPGKSQPQKPDRVCSLQSPALSVSSSLTSISSSASDPTPPEVLSSRSDRFIIPPHPKVPAPFSPPPTKPQQPPAPSGPLQPSQSPPAPSTASQEPPAKPSGKSPPPSPPPAYHPPPPPAKKVEGSPQTSSEPPTDTAWPPPPPPAPEEHDLSMADFPPPDESYLSSLPDATSAPADGQVATPSPGASSSSCQQQEPPTEVPQPPHPAEPLPTASVPPPPPPLPPPSAPALPPQISLKRAANGPRAEAKKEPVSRSKSGPAAKEDASLPIVTPSLLQMVRLRSVSVEPAAGPGPGAEERPAPQKPVRRSLSTRQPPPAHDAVPSKQLHHAVHLKAAALAAGEAAEKPPGGRAAQPGPEGPPGDGQLSPRNKSPASTASFIFAKSSRKVVIETASSPEAQADLKRNLVAELMNFSGQRAAAPAAAAPQGPGKAQAQRKPGKIPPPVAKKPSLGSGPAPSPKAPGAEVVLDGDAKVEESRTKSELAGTEGRKGAEPPPQSLPAQDRRGETA